Proteins from a single region of Methanocellales archaeon:
- the nagA gene encoding N-acetylglucosamine-6-phosphate deacetylase yields the protein MEVDYKMKYALVNCDIYTGKNIIYDKAIIIEGNKIKEIVELSKIPKELEAIDLNGLSIAPGFIDVQVNGGGGCLFNENPTEECISSIYEAHKRFGTTSFLPTIFTVSTEKMLQAIEVIKRCIENRKYGVIGLHIEGPYINENKAGVHDKRFIQQISDEELDVFIKDEGVIKLWTLAPELVEEAHIEKLRKKNIIVSAGHTDATYEQTKKSFKWGISSATHLFNAMSQFVGREPGVLGAVFDTDKIWAGIIADGMHVHFASVRVAKKIKQEKLILVTDAMPPVGKPTTTFKIGTLEVSYSNGKCVTKDGTLAGSALDMATAVRNCIQKVGISKDEALRMASTYPAEFLGIQDRLGKIKIGYTADMVIFNNQIIVKGVIKEGKFEKYANFE from the coding sequence AATACGCATTAGTCAACTGTGATATATACACAGGTAAAAATATCATATATGATAAGGCCATAATTATTGAAGGCAATAAAATAAAAGAAATAGTGGAGCTTTCAAAAATACCTAAAGAGTTAGAAGCGATTGATTTGAATGGTCTATCAATAGCTCCTGGGTTTATAGATGTCCAAGTAAATGGAGGCGGCGGATGTCTTTTTAATGAAAATCCTACTGAGGAATGTATTTCATCGATTTATGAAGCACATAAACGTTTTGGTACTACAAGTTTTTTACCTACTATTTTTACTGTGTCCACCGAGAAGATGCTGCAAGCTATAGAAGTAATAAAAAGATGTATAGAAAACCGCAAATATGGGGTTATTGGCTTACACATTGAGGGGCCATATATAAATGAAAACAAAGCCGGAGTACACGATAAAAGATTTATCCAACAAATATCTGATGAAGAACTGGATGTTTTTATTAAAGATGAAGGGGTTATAAAACTTTGGACATTAGCACCCGAGCTTGTAGAAGAAGCACACATCGAGAAGCTAAGAAAGAAGAATATCATAGTATCCGCTGGACACACTGATGCCACATATGAACAAACAAAAAAGTCTTTTAAATGGGGAATATCTTCCGCTACACATTTATTTAATGCAATGAGTCAATTTGTAGGCAGAGAACCAGGTGTTTTAGGGGCTGTTTTTGATACAGATAAGATTTGGGCTGGAATAATTGCTGATGGCATGCATGTACATTTCGCTTCAGTTAGGGTCGCTAAAAAAATCAAGCAAGAAAAATTAATTCTTGTTACTGACGCTATGCCACCCGTTGGAAAGCCTACTACTACCTTTAAGATAGGAACTCTGGAGGTTTCTTATTCTAATGGCAAGTGCGTCACAAAAGACGGAACGCTTGCTGGTTCAGCTTTAGATATGGCGACAGCTGTTAGGAATTGCATTCAAAAAGTCGGCATCTCAAAGGATGAAGCACTCAGGATGGCTTCTACATATCCAGCAGAATTTTTAGGTATCCAAGATAGACTGGGTAAAATTAAGATAGGATACACCGCAGATATGGTAATCTTTAATAATCAAATCATTGTAAAAGGAGTAATTAAAGAGGGGAAATTTGAGAAATACGCAAATTTTGAGTAA